A region from the Chelmon rostratus isolate fCheRos1 chromosome 6, fCheRos1.pri, whole genome shotgun sequence genome encodes:
- the znf277 gene encoding zinc finger protein 277 isoform X2 produces MLYWRGRFLEQPVTDFCSVIKTNSTGPVEKQEDYFLLCDVLPEDRILRERLQQKRLEEVLAQQQVERDDSSFHHLCMFCSEEFTGNRSSLLNHMAREHSFSIGLPDNIVYCKQFLDTLQSKLDNLQCLYCEKTFRDKTTLKDHMRKKAHRRINANNREYDHFYVINYLELGKTWEEVQSEDDRELVDDDDDDWSDWRAHPVSAVCLFCDHQSETMDQMYTHMKEAHGFDLHQLKTELNLRFYQQVKLVNFIRREIHQSRCYGCQEKFDCRDDVLRHIVDEGHVMKLPDVSTWNQPQYYFPTYENDALLCTLSDSDEGESGETSHGEDVPVIAEDMSDLRALKQSSVLNQLLKSRGFSS; encoded by the exons ATGCTGTACTGGAGGGGCAGATTCTTGGAGCAGCCAGTCACAGATTTCTGCAGCGTGATCAAGACAAACTCCACCGGTCCGGTCG agaaacaggaggacTACTTCCTGCTGTGTGACGTCCTTCCAGAGGACCGAATCCTCCGAGAGAGACTCCAACAGAAACGACTG GAGGAGGTGCTGgcgcagcagcaggtggagagagacgaCAGCAGCTTTCATCATCTCTGCATGTTCTGCAGTGAAGAGTTCACAGGAAACAG GTCGTCTCTGCTGAACCACATGGCCAGAGAACATTCCTTCAGCATCGGACTGCCAGACAACATCGTCTACTGCAAACAGTTTCTGGACACTCTGCAGAGCAAACTAGACAA TCTGCAGTGTTTATACTGTGAGAAAACCTTCCGAGATAAAACCACGCTGAAGGACCACATGAGGAAGAAAGCACACCGCCGCATCAACGCCAACAACCGCGAGTACGACCACTTCTACGTCATCAACTACCTG gaGCTGGGGAAGACCTGGGAGGAAGTGCAGAGCGAGGATGACCGCGAGCTGGTAGACGACGATGATGA CGATTGGTCGGACTGGCGGGCTCATCCGGTGTCTGCCGTGTGTCTGTTCTGTGACCATCAGTCAGAGACGATGGAccagatgtacacacacatgaag gaagCTCACGGCTTTGATCTCCATCAGCTGAAGACAGAACTCA ATCTCAGGTTCTACCAGCAGGTGAAACTGGTGAACTTCATCCGGCGGGAGATCCACCAGAGTCGCTGCTACGGCTGCCAGGAAAAGTTTGACTGCAGAGATGACGTCCTGCGTCACATTGTGGACGAAGGTCACGTGATGAAGCTGCCAGATGTGTCCACCTGGAACCAACCACA GTATTACTTCCCCACGTATGAGAACGACGCCCTCCTGTGCACGCTGTCCGACAGCGACGAAGGTGAAAGCGGGGAGACGAGCCACGGCGAGGACGTCCCGGTCATCGCAGAGGACATGTCCGACCTCAGAGCGCTGAAGCAGAGCAGCGTCCTCAACCAGCTGCTGAAGAGCAGAGGCTTCAGCAGCTGA
- the znf277 gene encoding zinc finger protein 277 isoform X1, producing MAACTVGKKDGQDSVLEPLCFPEQPATSTSAPSLQGPSAELLVCLFCPESVPLQQKDVLLRHLLLEHKLVVADVKLIADLPKYMLYWRGRFLEQPVTDFCSVIKTNSTGPVEKQEDYFLLCDVLPEDRILRERLQQKRLEEVLAQQQVERDDSSFHHLCMFCSEEFTGNRSSLLNHMAREHSFSIGLPDNIVYCKQFLDTLQSKLDNLQCLYCEKTFRDKTTLKDHMRKKAHRRINANNREYDHFYVINYLELGKTWEEVQSEDDRELVDDDDDDWSDWRAHPVSAVCLFCDHQSETMDQMYTHMKEAHGFDLHQLKTELNLRFYQQVKLVNFIRREIHQSRCYGCQEKFDCRDDVLRHIVDEGHVMKLPDVSTWNQPQYYFPTYENDALLCTLSDSDEGESGETSHGEDVPVIAEDMSDLRALKQSSVLNQLLKSRGFSS from the exons ATGGCCGCCTGCACCGTCGGGAAGAAAGATG gtCAGGACAGTGTCCTGGAGCCGCTGTGTTTCCCAGAGCAGCCAGCCACCAGCACCAGTGCTCCCAGTCTGCAGGGTCCCAgcgcagagctgctggtgtgcCTGTTCTGCCCGGAGTCCGTCCCTCTGCAGCAGAAAGACGTCCTCCTCAGacacctgctgctggagcacaAGCTGGTCGTCGCAGACGTCAAATTGATCGCAGACCTCCCGAA GTACATGCTGTACTGGAGGGGCAGATTCTTGGAGCAGCCAGTCACAGATTTCTGCAGCGTGATCAAGACAAACTCCACCGGTCCGGTCG agaaacaggaggacTACTTCCTGCTGTGTGACGTCCTTCCAGAGGACCGAATCCTCCGAGAGAGACTCCAACAGAAACGACTG GAGGAGGTGCTGgcgcagcagcaggtggagagagacgaCAGCAGCTTTCATCATCTCTGCATGTTCTGCAGTGAAGAGTTCACAGGAAACAG GTCGTCTCTGCTGAACCACATGGCCAGAGAACATTCCTTCAGCATCGGACTGCCAGACAACATCGTCTACTGCAAACAGTTTCTGGACACTCTGCAGAGCAAACTAGACAA TCTGCAGTGTTTATACTGTGAGAAAACCTTCCGAGATAAAACCACGCTGAAGGACCACATGAGGAAGAAAGCACACCGCCGCATCAACGCCAACAACCGCGAGTACGACCACTTCTACGTCATCAACTACCTG gaGCTGGGGAAGACCTGGGAGGAAGTGCAGAGCGAGGATGACCGCGAGCTGGTAGACGACGATGATGA CGATTGGTCGGACTGGCGGGCTCATCCGGTGTCTGCCGTGTGTCTGTTCTGTGACCATCAGTCAGAGACGATGGAccagatgtacacacacatgaag gaagCTCACGGCTTTGATCTCCATCAGCTGAAGACAGAACTCA ATCTCAGGTTCTACCAGCAGGTGAAACTGGTGAACTTCATCCGGCGGGAGATCCACCAGAGTCGCTGCTACGGCTGCCAGGAAAAGTTTGACTGCAGAGATGACGTCCTGCGTCACATTGTGGACGAAGGTCACGTGATGAAGCTGCCAGATGTGTCCACCTGGAACCAACCACA GTATTACTTCCCCACGTATGAGAACGACGCCCTCCTGTGCACGCTGTCCGACAGCGACGAAGGTGAAAGCGGGGAGACGAGCCACGGCGAGGACGTCCCGGTCATCGCAGAGGACATGTCCGACCTCAGAGCGCTGAAGCAGAGCAGCGTCCTCAACCAGCTGCTGAAGAGCAGAGGCTTCAGCAGCTGA